The segment CGGCGCGCGGCAGTCGAGAAACTCCGAAGACTAGTCCAGCGCATGTACTCGGAACTCGAAGCTTTGCGCGAGCGCAACGATTCAGTTGCAGCAGCTTTGGGGGCATGCCACCTCTGCTGGGGCGAAGACCCCGAATGCGAGGTTTGTGCCGGGGAGGGGGCGCCCGGTTCCAACGCGCCGGATGAGGCGCTCTTTGCACACTATGTCGGGCCGATGATTCGCCGACTCCGGCCGCGTCCCTCACACCCCGGCTCACCGCAACCGGCAGCAGTGGCTCCGCGTGTTGCCGACAGCCCGCAGTCCTATCACGACAACTGAGAGAGGAGCACGCCATGAACCTATACGAATCGTTAGGAGACTTAGATAGCTTTGCTGACCTGCTCGGTACTATCGAGAGTGAGGAAAACGACGAGGGGGCAGAATTGGATGAAAACGTCCAAAACCTCGCGCGGCGGCTACGCTCGGTCAAACCGAAGGTACCAACCGGGAGCGGCTTGTTCCAAGCACGGCCGCCCCAGCGGTATGTGACGCAGTTGGAGTTGCAGGTTGCCCTGGGCCGCGTTGGTGCCCAGATCAAGACTCACGCCGAGGCGACTAAGGCTGTCAGTACCCGCGTCAACACGTTGAACCTCCGCGTCGATGCCGAGGTTGCCGCGCGGAAGAAAGAAGATACCGCAATCAGGAAGGACATCTCGAATGGAAGGATGATGTCCATCCTTCCGCTGTTGATGACTAGCGCGCCGAAGCTGAAGAGCATCGATATCCAGGAAAATGGCACCACAGTAACGAAAACGGTCACGAAATCGGAATTCGAAAAACAAGACATGATGCCAATGGCGCTGATGTTGATGATGGGCTCGATGAGCGACAACGACAGCAAGACCAACGACAACAGCATGATGATGATGCTGCCGCTGGTACTGATTCTTTCTCAGCAGAACAAGAGTTGACAACGATGAGAGGAGCCTTGCCATGGCTAATGAATTCAGTTTTGCCATGAGCCTGCCGATCAATATGCTAATCGCGGAGCGCGAGGGCCTTCCTAGGTCCGATGCGATTCGCATCGGCGCACTTGCATCGCTTACCGTCAGGTCCATGCCAATCTCGCTCGTGGTCACGCAGTTATTGGCGCGGCGTGAGCTGCCGCAAGAGCCGGCTCCGGTCCCGACACCGCAGAAGCTTCTGGAAATCCCTGCGGTGCCTAGGAATAAGGAGAAGAATTCCGCAGTTCTGATGCTGCTTGACGCCGGCTTTACAGTGGGAACGGCCTTGGAAAAAAACGAAAACTGTGAGGAAGGAGAAGTTATCCGTTACGAACCAGAAAGCGGCCAGAAAGTCCCGAAGGGCACAAAGGTCACGGTCATCTTAAGCTGCGCCCACCGCGAACAAACGGAATCGCCGCCGCTCGGCGCAGGATCAGCCGAGCCTGTCGACTTCCATGGGCCTCTAGCCGCTGACAAAGCTGACAAAAAAATGACGTGAGTTTCGCGAGATGCCAGCCATGGACCCCGGACTCTGGGAACTGCTCGACGCGGGGCCGGGCGACGACGAAATCGCCGCGATCCTCAGGCTGGGCCAGCCCGGCCTCGTCCCGGAAGGTGCGCGAGTTGTCGCGCAGTTCGGCGAGGTCG is part of the Cupriavidus oxalaticus genome and harbors:
- a CDS encoding PASTA domain-containing protein — its product is MANEFSFAMSLPINMLIAEREGLPRSDAIRIGALASLTVRSMPISLVVTQLLARRELPQEPAPVPTPQKLLEIPAVPRNKEKNSAVLMLLDAGFTVGTALEKNENCEEGEVIRYEPESGQKVPKGTKVTVILSCAHREQTESPPLGAGSAEPVDFHGPLAADKADKKMT